The following coding sequences lie in one Bacteroides helcogenes P 36-108 genomic window:
- a CDS encoding RagB/SusD family nutrient uptake outer membrane protein: MKKIYRLMLVGTMVLFSGCSASLLDIDNPNEATNTTFWNKEEDAEAGVNACYSFLYKEGTWMRWLSFRYDLTSDEGWSSSPWIELGDWTRFLYTNYNFYEGNKVHWEHFYVGIFRCNQVLTNVPKIEMDETTKNQVLGQASFLRALWYFQVNLLWDKGTLVLEPEDAGYIPTDASEQEIWDQIEKDLTFAAANLPESWDAANLGRATKGAAKALLGKAYMQQHKYDKAKEQLQWLIDKEGTLYGLIANREDNFTDLDENNKEGVFEIQFDDQNKGGTGNDASMAFGFQRTQFYAPGGDHGTGWGDGKARRWLVDEFLKEKRADGKNDLRLYNSILYKHFGDDFPDQSKKYYANADASQWFDEWGQDSEDCYIRKYNTSYYREREDYFARNNYRIMRYADILMNYAECLAETNAPVADAAVYVDKVRERAGLSKLKDSQWKDCLSSKDAFLKRLQMERTLELCFEGWRWADLKRWGLLDSQAGIDELKARDKDFNNFVVGKHRRMPIPTDEVEISKVNDIPQLTQNPNY, from the coding sequence ATGAAAAAGATATATAGATTAATGCTTGTCGGTACTATGGTTTTATTTTCCGGATGTAGTGCAAGTTTACTGGATATTGATAACCCCAATGAGGCAACAAATACCACATTTTGGAACAAGGAGGAAGATGCTGAGGCTGGTGTAAATGCTTGTTATAGTTTCCTCTATAAAGAGGGAACCTGGATGCGTTGGCTTTCTTTCCGTTATGACTTGACTTCGGACGAAGGATGGAGTTCTTCTCCTTGGATTGAATTAGGTGACTGGACGCGTTTCCTTTATACGAATTACAATTTTTATGAAGGGAATAAAGTACACTGGGAACATTTCTATGTCGGCATTTTCCGTTGCAATCAGGTCTTGACTAATGTGCCTAAAATTGAGATGGACGAAACAACCAAGAATCAAGTATTAGGACAAGCCTCTTTCCTGCGTGCCTTGTGGTACTTCCAGGTAAACTTGTTGTGGGATAAGGGTACGCTGGTTTTAGAACCTGAAGATGCAGGTTATATTCCGACGGATGCTTCTGAACAGGAAATCTGGGATCAGATAGAGAAAGACCTCACTTTTGCTGCTGCCAATTTGCCGGAATCCTGGGATGCTGCCAATTTGGGACGTGCTACGAAAGGTGCGGCCAAAGCATTGCTTGGCAAGGCTTATATGCAGCAACACAAGTATGATAAGGCAAAAGAACAACTGCAATGGTTGATTGACAAGGAAGGTACTTTGTATGGACTTATTGCCAACCGTGAAGACAACTTCACCGATTTGGATGAGAACAACAAAGAAGGTGTCTTTGAAATACAGTTCGATGATCAGAACAAAGGTGGAACAGGTAATGATGCCAGCATGGCATTTGGTTTCCAACGTACACAGTTCTATGCTCCCGGTGGTGACCATGGTACAGGTTGGGGTGACGGAAAAGCACGTCGTTGGTTGGTAGATGAGTTCTTGAAAGAGAAAAGAGCAGATGGTAAAAACGACTTGCGTTTATACAATAGTATTCTCTATAAACACTTTGGTGATGATTTTCCCGATCAATCTAAAAAATATTATGCCAATGCGGATGCTTCGCAGTGGTTCGACGAATGGGGACAAGATTCGGAGGATTGCTACATCCGTAAGTACAATACTTCTTACTATCGTGAACGTGAAGACTATTTTGCACGTAACAACTACCGCATCATGCGTTATGCCGACATCTTGATGAATTATGCGGAGTGTCTGGCTGAAACAAATGCTCCTGTTGCCGATGCTGCCGTTTATGTGGACAAAGTAAGAGAGCGCGCAGGTCTGTCCAAGTTGAAAGACAGTCAGTGGAAAGATTGCCTGAGCTCAAAGGATGCCTTCCTCAAGCGCCTCCAAATGGAGCGTACTTTGGAACTTTGTTTCGAGGGCTGGCGCTGGGCTGACTTGAAGCGTTGGGGCTTGCTTGATTCCCAAGCAGGAATAGATGAGCTGAAAGCCCGTGACAAGGATTTCAATAATTTTGTAGTCGGGAAACACAGACGTATGCCTATTCCAACGGATGAGGTTGAAATAAGTAAGGTGAATGATATTCCGCAGCTTACTCAGAATCCTAACTATTAA